In Lysobacter sp. FW306-1B-D06B, the sequence AGACCGCGATGTCATCCCCGCCCCGCCCCGCCCGCTTGACCGCGATCAATCCGCGCCTGAGCCGGAATCGCGCCTCCGCCCGGCCGGACACCCAGGACTAGCGCGCCATCCCATCGCCCGCTAAACTTTGCCCCTCGTGGGGCGGTAGCTCAGCTGGGAGAGCGTCGCGTTCGCAATGCGAAGGTCGGGAGTTCGATCCTCCTCCGCTCCACCAAGTTGACGTCCAAGGACGTTCAAAGAAGGCCGGTTAGCCTAGTTATTTCGAGGCTTCCGGCCTTTTTCGTGTCCGATGGAATCCGGAAAAATCCATCCGTATCCGTGGACTGGTGGGGGCATCTTTGGGGGCAACTGGGGTCATCCCCTAACCAGTTGCCCCCAGCGGGGCAGGAAAGCCCACAAATGCTCACCGACAAGACCATCCGCAATATCAAGCCCACCAATAGGACCCAGCGCCTCTTCGATGGAGGCGGCCTGTATCTGGAAATCTCTCCCGCCGGCGGCAAGTGGTGGCGCTGGAAGTATCGCTTCGGCGGCAAGGAGAAGCGCCTCTCCTTCGGCACCTATCCTGACACCGGTCTGGCCGATGCCCGCGAGCGCCGCGAGGCTGCGCGCAAGCTGCTGTCCGCCGGCATCGACTTCGGCGAGCACCGCAAAGCAGCCAAGGCTGCAGGTGCAACTGCCGCCGCGACCTCCTTCGAGGTAGTTGCGCGTGAGTGGTTCGCCAAGCAAAAGGCCAAGTGGGCAGACACCCACGCCGACAAGGTCATCCGCCGATTAGAGCGCGACATCTTCCCTTGGATGGGTAAGCGGCCGATTGCCGAAATCACGGCCACGGAACTATTGAAGCATCTGGAGCGCATCGAACAGCGTGGCGCCGTTGAGACAGCGCACCGCGCGCTGCAGACCTGCGGGCAGGTGTTCCGGTATGCCGTCCGCACGGAGCGCGCAGGCGGCGACCCGACGGGGGCACTCAAAGGCGCACTGACCCCGTGGCGCCCCATGCCGTTCGCCGCTGCCACTACCCCCGGTGAAGCCACCATCGTGATTCGCAAAATCGGCAGTAGTACCAGCCGGCCCATCGTGCGCAGTGCGCTGCGCCTGTCCCCTCTCATCTTTACCCGCCCCGGCGAACTTGCCCGGATGAAATGGGCGGAGCTGGATTTGGATGCGGGTCAGTGGCGCTATTTCGTCACCAAGACAAATCGCTGGCACATCGCGACCCTTTCGAAGCAGGCGGTGCATATCCTGCGCGATCTGCAGCCCCTTACAGGATGCAGCGAATATGTATTTCAAGGTGGGCGCGACCCGCGCAAGCACATGTCGGGCAACGCCATCCTGGTGGCGGCGCGACGTTGCGGTATCGAGAAGGACGAAAGCACCATCCACGGGTTCAGGCACATGGCTAGCACCCTGCTGAACGAGATGGGCCGCTGGAATCCCGACGCGATCGAGGCCGCCCTCACTCACAAGCTGCCCGGCGTGCGCGGCGTCTACAACCAAGCCCAATATCTGCACGAGCGCCGGAAGATGACACAGGCGTGGGCGGACTACATCGACCAGTTGCGCGAGGGCGAGCAGGCGCCCGGCCTAGAGCAGGCGGGTTGACCCGCATGCCGACCGAGCCGGATCAAGACTCGGAAAAAGGGGCAAGCCCCATTGTCCGAGGAGTATTTACTACGTGTCGCCTTAGCCCAAGGCCACCATTGCAAGCCTGCAATGGCGCAACCGGCCTGATGCCGGAAAGGTGACGCACATGATGTACCAAACCCTCCCCACCGCCTGCGGCTTCCTCCGCCTGCCGCAGGTGCTTTCCCTGTACCCCGTATCGAAGTCGACCTGGTGGAAGGGCGTAGCCGAAGGTCGCTACCCGAAGCCCGTGAAGCTCGGCGAACGCGCCACCGCCTGGCGGACCGAGGACATCTTTGACCTGATCGAAGCCACCACTACGAAAGACGCGGCGTGAACAGGGCACGGTGCAGCGGTCTTCCAACTGAAGGGCTGACAGGTGCGCAAACGGGCCGTGGGCTTGCGCCCACGGATCCAGGCGCTGCCGTCGGTGGCGCAGGCCCCGGACAAACGTTGGGCCACGGACCTATGGCGCTCGTCGGCGGCCGCGACGGCTGGGCCTTGATGATCGATTGCTACGCCCAGCAGTTGCTGGCTGGTCCCTGTCGCGCAGCGGCAAGGCCAGCACCACTGGCGGCCGCCTGGTCTTCACCAGCCGCAACTACACCCGGCTGGTGGGCAGCTACGGCCTGACGCAGAAATTCATCACTCCGCACTGCCCACATCAGAACGGATTGGTCGACCGTGTCATCCGCACTTCGAAACCCAGCGGCACGCAATGCGAGCCATCGGTGACTGGTACAACCACCGGCGCCCCGCATCAGGCGCTGAGGACGAAAACACCCGCTGAGGCGTATGCGTTAGTGGCTTGACCTGTGCAGGAAGTGCTGGGTCTTTACACAGCCAACGCCCTAGCCGGGTTGGCGCTGCAAAACCCGAGATGGTCATCCGACAATGGCGCGGCGTGTGCCAGTTGGGATAGATGCTGTTCTTCAGAAATCGGAGCCTACGAAACAGGCTTTACAGCAGAAAAACCAATACGCACGGGAAGAATTACCTGCAGGTAAACGTTGATTTCCGACGCGCGCGGAAAACAGAACCCCCGGGTAACAAATTACTGCCTACTGTACGTGACAGTTCCGATACGTACGTCGGAACTCCCTACTCGGGGTCGCTTACAACAAGCAGGACTGTCACATGACCAATCTCGTTCCCCGTCCCTACCGCCCGCTGGTCTCGGCTTGCGCTCAACGCGGCATCTCCCGCACCGTTGCGTTCGATCTGTCCCGCAAGGGCATGCTGGAAACGGCAACCATCGGGCGTCGTCGCTACGTCTTCCTCGACTCCCTCGACACGCTGCCGCAGCGCCTCGCTTCCCAGTCCGCGAAGGTGGCGTGATGGATGTCTTCAACTTCGCCAATGCCACATTCACCAAGTCTGATGATGGCCAGTGGATGCTGGATCGTGACTGGACAATGCACCCGGCCACGCAGATCGAAACTGAAGTGCTGTTCGCGCACTGCATGCAACTCGACCAGCTCTTGGCGCCTGTATTGCGCCACTTCATGGCGGGCAACATTCAGACTGCTGAAGGGCTGGACAACGCCAAGTTCGAGGAAGTAGTGCACTGGCTCGCGGCTGTCCGCGGCATCATGGGGCCGCCGCGCCCCTTGGGCACCGAGGAGATGCACACGGCTTCGCTCGATGCCGCCTAATGACCGCCGCAGCCGCCGACGAAGCGAGTCTTATTGCCCCCATCTGCGATGCACTCCGCAGTCAGTTGCACGTGCTGGCCACCCACCCCGACGACTACGCCGCCGAGGTCACCGTGAATGGCGCGCGCCGCGCGATGTTGTGCCTGCGCGAAGCCATGATCAAGGAGGCGCACGGTGCTGGCGCGGACAAGGAAAACCCGCCGTTTGTGGCAGCGGGCGAAAGCGCACAGATGGGAGCCGTGAAGGTGAATTCTGGCTCCTTTGGCCGGCTGCAATAGGGGCATTTTTCCTGCCATGAGCAACGAAATCTTGAGCCAGTGCTGGAAGCTGAGAATTCCGCAGACAGCGAAGTTCGTCCTGATTTCGCTTGCGGATCAGGCCGACAACGACGGCATCTGCTGGCCCTCTGTCGCCTTCATTTGCGAGCGAACGTCGCTGTGTGATCGCGCTGTTCAAAAGTCGCTCAAATGGCTTCGCGAGCACAGCGCGATCCGCATCGAAGCAAACGCTGCAGCCAAGGGGAAAAACCTCTACACGGTCACGCCGGACAATTTCACCCCTGAACCTGTTTCACCCCCGCATAAGGTTCATCCCGAACCTGATTCGCCTTCCCCCGAACGTGGTTCGCCTCCTCCCCCGAACGTGGTTCGCGAACCCCCGAACGACGTTCGGACGAACCATAAAAAACCATCAACTAACCATCAGGGACCCAAAGGCAATAGCGCACGCGCGAAGGTGGAGCTTGATGTTGCTGACCTCGTTGCCGAAGGCGTTGACGAGCAGGTGTCGATTGACTGGCTCGTCGTGCGCAAGAAGAAGAAATTGCCCCTCACAAAAACTGCATGGCTGGACGTGAAGGCAGAAGCGGTGAAGGCAGGGATTACCGCAGGCGAGGCAGTGCGAATTGCGACAAAGAAGGGCTGGGCAGGGTTCGAGGCGACTTGGAATTGGAAAGGCGCCAACACCCCTCCCGGAAGGATCACCACACAGGCCGCACACACCGGATTCGACCAAATCGACTACCAGAAGGATGCAGACGAATGGAATGCCACCAACTGAACACCATCACCCTGACGCGTACTGATACCTGCGAAATGCACGACTGCCACTTCGAAGTAACGTTCGTGCGCCATATCGATTTCTTTGACGAGGGCCAACACCTCGACGGCCCGCGCTCCGGCGGGTGCGTCGAGTGCGCCAAGGAGAAGTCCGCGAAGCTGGAAGCCGAACGCAAAGCTCGCGAGAAGCGTGAAGCTGCCAATTCTCAGCGTGAGCTCCAGTATCGCATCGATGCCTCTGGCATCCCCTCGCGCTTCCTCGAATGCAGTCTGGACAACTACGTCGCAGACCACCCCGGCCAGAAGCACGCGCTGGACGTCGCCAGCGACTACGTGGCCAACTTCGGTGAACACGTCCACTCGGGCTGCAATTTGCTCTTTACGGGAAAGCCCGGCTGCGGAAAGACTCATCTCGCCGCAGCCATCGGCATGGCCGTGATTGAGATGAAGGGCAATGTCCGCTACACCACGGTGGCCGACATGGTTCGTCGCTTCACGGACACATGGAAGCGCCACGGCGAAAGCGAGAGCGCAGCAATGAACGACCTCACGGGCGCCGACCTGCTCATTCTCGACGAGGCCGGGGTGCAGTCCGGAAGCAAAGTCGAGTTGGATTACATCACCCAAGTAATCGACGGTCGCTACCGCCAGCAGCTCCCCACGCTGGTCATCTCGAACCTGTCGATCAAGGACATCACCCCCCTCCTCGGAGACCGCTCTGTGGATCGACTCCGGGACAGCGGCAGCCAGTTGGTCGCATTTGGCTGGGAGAGCTATCGCGGTAAGAAGGGGGTGCGCAATGCAGCCTAATGATGAGGCCGCCGGCGTGATGGAGTCGCTGGACTGGTTGGAGTCCATCGCTGCGAGCAGTCCCGTCTCGACCGGCAAGCAAGATCAGGTTGGGCTGGTTCGCACCATTGGCGCGCGCATGCGTCACGCACGCGAGTTGTGCAACTTGTCCCAGTCGGCGGCCGCCAAGCGGCTCGGTTACGCGAATCCAAGCAAGCTGTCCAAGGTCGAAGCAGCCGCGGACACGAACTCGGTGCCGCTGTGGCTGATTCGCAGGGCCGCCGAGGAGTACGAGGTGAGCGTGGACTTTCTGTTCGGCTTCTCCGACGACTGGGAAACCGGCGCTCGTATGACGCAGGAGCGGGAAGTTTCGGCATGGCTGAAGGAGCAGTGGAAAGTAGCGCGGGAGCGTGATCTGTCCGTGTTGCGGATGTTGAACGACCGCCTGTTTGAAATGCGTTCCGGCGTGGCCGCAATCCATGCCGGAATTCGGGAAGCGAACATGGCGTTGGAGAAATTCGCCGACTTGAACCCTGAGTTTGCCGAGGACATGCGTGGCAGCAACAGGCTGGTGAACGCGATGACGCAAGCCTTGGCGGCCACGGAGCGGACCAAGGCAAAGCTGCGAATGGATGTCCCGATGGAGATTGCATAGTGGCCAAGTTCAAATCCCCCCTCGGCAGCATTCGCGGTAGCTCCACCGAGGCGAAGCACCGGTTCGAGACGGACCGGCGCGAGCGCGAGGCCGCCGGCAAGGCCCCTCGTAGCATCATCCTCAGCCCGAACGATGTCCGTGGCCAGTACGACGCCGGTCGCGTGCTGACGACGACACTGGGCGGCGAGCGGCGACCGCTGACTCACGAAGACCTCGCCACCTTCCGCCGGAACATGCAGACTGTCGGCAAGCTCACCGCCCCGGGCGTCACCGCCAGGCAGGTGATCGACATCGCCAGCTCTGGGCCGCTGATGACCAAGCTAGGCGATATCGGCGACCTCGGCCGCGCGCGCGAGCAGATCAAGATGGCCGCACCGGTCGCGGCAACCGTGTCGATCCAGTCGCGTCGCAGCCTGGACGTGAGGTTCTTGACCGATGCCAGCCCCGATTCCAAGGTTGCCCGCCACACCGTCATCATCCGGCTCCTCGGCTACGGCGAGCAGCTCCGCATCTTGGCCGCCGCCCCGCTTGACCCGGACAAGGCCGAGGCGGAAAAGGCCAGAACTCCGAAGCAGGCGGCGGACGCGCTGCGTAAAGGCTACTTGGCCTTCGACTGCGACTGTGAGCGTCACCGCTACTTTTTCCGCTACGTCGCCACCATCGGCGGCTTCAATGCCGGCCGTGACGAAACCGGCTACCCCAAGGTACGGAACCCGACCCTTCGCGGCATCGCCTGCAAACACGTCCTGCGCGTAATGGCGGAGCTGCAGTCGTCGGCGGGCATCCTCAGCTTCCTCGAAAAGGCCATGAGCAAAGCGCAGGCCAGCATAGAGAAGCGCGTCAGTCACGCGGCGACACAAGCGGAGGCAGATGCTGTGGCGGCCAAGCAGGCTGCAAAGCCTCGCGAAATCCTGACCACCGAACAGCGCAAGGCCATCTCCCGCGCGGCTCGGGCCCGTCGTTCAATCATCGCGGCCGCGCAGGTCGCTGCTGCTGAGAGCCCGGCCAGAAGGGTCGCTCCGGCGACCCGGCGACTCACCAGCGGGCAAAAGGATGCGGTGGCGCTCCTCGCTAAGCAGTTCGGCTTCAGTTCCGAGGAGGTGGTGCGGCGTCTGTTGGGGCAAAGCTAGGCGTGCGTATCCGGAAAACCCGGCGGGAACCCCGCATTGAGAGGCGGAAACTAGTTGCATCACACCAAGGATGCAGCCCCAATGAAGACCCTGCCGAAGATCGAAGCCGCTGAACAACTGCGACTGGCCCGCGAAACCAACGTGATCGCGGAAGTCGAAGCGCTCCGTAGCGAGATTGCCCGCAAGGTCAACCGACTGAGCCCGGCGGCCATCGTGGCGTTGGCCTGCTCGCGGTTCTCCGAAAGCACCACGGAGTTGGCTTTCGAGAACTTCCGGACTGAAGTCGTCGAATTCCTCGCCGCGCTGGAAGCGAGCAGCGAAGAACTGCGGGCCGATTTCAATGCCGAGAAGGAAAGGATCGGACCGACGCTGGAAGCCGCGACTCGCCGGCATTTCGCCATCATCGACAGGATCAAGAGCATCGATGGCCGCATCAGCGCCAACCAGCGCAACGATGCCAACAAGCGAGAGCGCCTCAGCAAGGCGGGCCTGAAGGGGGCTGAACTCGAAAGCGTCGCCCTTCCGACCGACAACTCGGCGCTGGCGGCGGAGCGCGCCGACCTCCAAGC encodes:
- a CDS encoding integrase arm-type DNA-binding domain-containing protein, producing the protein MLTDKTIRNIKPTNRTQRLFDGGGLYLEISPAGGKWWRWKYRFGGKEKRLSFGTYPDTGLADARERREAARKLLSAGIDFGEHRKAAKAAGATAAATSFEVVAREWFAKQKAKWADTHADKVIRRLERDIFPWMGKRPIAEITATELLKHLERIEQRGAVETAHRALQTCGQVFRYAVRTERAGGDPTGALKGALTPWRPMPFAAATTPGEATIVIRKIGSSTSRPIVRSALRLSPLIFTRPGELARMKWAELDLDAGQWRYFVTKTNRWHIATLSKQAVHILRDLQPLTGCSEYVFQGGRDPRKHMSGNAILVAARRCGIEKDESTIHGFRHMASTLLNEMGRWNPDAIEAALTHKLPGVRGVYNQAQYLHERRKMTQAWADYIDQLREGEQAPGLEQAG
- a CDS encoding helix-turn-helix domain-containing protein; the encoded protein is MSNEILSQCWKLRIPQTAKFVLISLADQADNDGICWPSVAFICERTSLCDRAVQKSLKWLREHSAIRIEANAAAKGKNLYTVTPDNFTPEPVSPPHKVHPEPDSPSPERGSPPPPNVVREPPNDVRTNHKKPSTNHQGPKGNSARAKVELDVADLVAEGVDEQVSIDWLVVRKKKKLPLTKTAWLDVKAEAVKAGITAGEAVRIATKKGWAGFEATWNWKGANTPPGRITTQAAHTGFDQIDYQKDADEWNATN
- a CDS encoding helix-turn-helix transcriptional regulator, which encodes MQPNDEAAGVMESLDWLESIAASSPVSTGKQDQVGLVRTIGARMRHARELCNLSQSAAAKRLGYANPSKLSKVEAAADTNSVPLWLIRRAAEEYEVSVDFLFGFSDDWETGARMTQEREVSAWLKEQWKVARERDLSVLRMLNDRLFEMRSGVAAIHAGIREANMALEKFADLNPEFAEDMRGSNRLVNAMTQALAATERTKAKLRMDVPMEIA
- a CDS encoding ATP-binding protein, which encodes MECHQLNTITLTRTDTCEMHDCHFEVTFVRHIDFFDEGQHLDGPRSGGCVECAKEKSAKLEAERKAREKREAANSQRELQYRIDASGIPSRFLECSLDNYVADHPGQKHALDVASDYVANFGEHVHSGCNLLFTGKPGCGKTHLAAAIGMAVIEMKGNVRYTTVADMVRRFTDTWKRHGESESAAMNDLTGADLLILDEAGVQSGSKVELDYITQVIDGRYRQQLPTLVISNLSIKDITPLLGDRSVDRLRDSGSQLVAFGWESYRGKKGVRNAA
- a CDS encoding AlpA family phage regulatory protein, which gives rise to MYQTLPTACGFLRLPQVLSLYPVSKSTWWKGVAEGRYPKPVKLGERATAWRTEDIFDLIEATTTKDAA